The Jannaschia sp. M317 DNA segment GCTCCGAAAACTGACCACGCGCCAGCAGGCAAGAAGGTCGATTTGCGATGCGACGCCGACCATGAACGGCGAGGTAGGCCGGATAGGACTCATGATGTCTGTGCGTCAGGACCCGACGACGCCCCGGCACGCGGCACTGTCGGGCAATCGGGGCAGATTGGCGCAGCGATGCGAGCCCACCTGACGATCAAGGCCCTGTTCGGTCGATCACCGCGCAAGACGACGGGGTCTGTCAGGAGCCTGCAGAGGTTTGCGGGCCTTGAACCGCAGGTTTCGGATTTCCCGACGGTGCGCCAACGCCAGAAGACGTGGGCCCGCGCGGCTGCCTGATCCTTGGGGCGGCGCGCGAAGCCCGTGCGTGGGCGACTTGGGCCGAAAGATACGCGGTGAAGGAAGGGGGGCATCCGCCCAGGCATGGTGGCCTGCGCTTGTGCGTTTGGCGCAAGGTTCGGCTCGCCCCAGGCGACGCGTTCGCTTCGGCCAGGGCGAACAGCGGGACAGCGCTTGCGTCATCCACAGCCGCCACACCCCGGTCATGAAACCCATCGAACGGCCCGTAAGACGAAGAGAGCCTCGGCCCCTATTTGGTCGATCCATCAGAGGCAGAGTTGCCGGATCGGGGGGAATAGCTGCGCTGTTAAGCGTCTGTTTACGCACTGGCCTCCAAGGTGCGGAACAGGGTCGTTGCGCAGGTCCGTTGCGGGTTGTCTCGGGCGGGTGCGGTGGCTCTGATGGTTTTGCGGGCGATGTGTTTGTGTCGCCCTGTTCCGGTTGCCCCCAGACATTGACGACGGATCGACCCGAATGACCGACTCCCAGACCGTGCTGCCGCTGGTGTTCTTGACCGAGGTGGATTTCCGACCGCTCGCCACGCTGTTGTCGCAGCGGCGCGCGGCCTCGCCCGAGATCGGGTTCACGCCTGATCCCGACTGGTTTCTGGCTGCGATCCTGGATCTGGTCCAGCGACTGGCAGAGCCTGAGGCAGCTGCGCAGGATTCCTCGACCGAAGTCCCCGATGAGCTGCGGACGTTCGGCGTTTTCCTGGCGGACTCCGGGGCCCGCGTGCAGGCGGCCTTGCCGATGACCTCGGCAGAAGTCACTTGGCAGTCAATCCTGTCCGAGCCCGAGGCGCAGGCCCCGCTGGATCTGGGCACCACCCTGCTGTTGCAGAGCGCGCCCGTGCCCGCGACCGCAGACCACGCAGGTGTGCTTGCCGCGCCAGAGGCGCTGGCCTCGGGGGCTGCGACCACGCTGGGCGACGATCTTATGGTGAATGCCACGGCGGGGACCACCCTGGATGGGGGACAGGGCGATGACACCCTGGTCAGCGGGCCGGGTGCTGATCTGTCGGGCGGCGGCGGCAATGACGTGCTGCTGGGCAGTGCCGCCGCCGAGCAGATATCGGGCGGGGTCGGTGCCGACACGCTCGTCTCCGGCGGAGGGGAAGATACGTTGATCGGTGGGGCCGACAGCGACCTGTTCGTGGTCAGTGCCGATGCCACGGGCGTCCAAATCGAAGAGGTCGTGGGCGAGGGGTTTGACCGCATCCTGTTCGAAGGCGGCCTTCGGGCCAGCGATCTGATCCAGACCCTGGTGGATGGCCGGCTGCAGGTGACCTGGAACGCCAATGGTCAGTCCGGCAGCCTGTCGATTTCGGACGAAGGCAAGGGGATTGAACGTTTAGTCTTTTCCGACGGCAGTTTCGCGGCGACCGTCGATTTGTCCGGCGCGGATGGCACGGTCGTGACCGCGCCGTCCCAGGTCGTTCAGGTGGCTTTGGGCACGACGGCGGCTGAGCTCAACGCGCTGATCACGCAGTACGGTGCCGGGACGGAGTTTGTCCTGCAAGCCGGGACTTACCAATTCGATGAAACCATCCATTTGGGCCAGGACGGGATCCGCCTGACTGGTCAAGGCAGCGGTCAGACCACGATCCAGGTCGATCCCGACCTGCTGGGCGCGGCGGTCATCCAGGTGGGGCACGCGCTGCATGATCCGGGCAAGAACTACACCGACTGGTGGCGTTCGGTCTATGTGACCGAGACGTCGGGCGGCACCGTCACCCGCGATGAACGGTTTCAATACGAACTGCTCGAGGATCCGCAGCAGGGCGACACCCATCTGACCGTGCGCAGTTTCGCCAGCGCCGAGTCGCAGGCGTCGTCCAAGTGGGACACGCTGCAAAACGCGATCGGACGCGGCGAAGTGGATCAGGCGCTGAGCGTCGGAGACAGCCTGTGGATCTACCAGGACAACACGGAGGCTTACCTGCGCGATCTCTATGGCGCGGACGAGATCACCTGGACCAGCCTGCTCGAGTCCGACACCTATGAAGGCAGCAAGCCACTGCGGTCGATGATGGCCGAAGTCACCTCGATCGATGGCGACCGGATCGGGCTGTCGACGCCGCTGACCTTTGACTTCGACGGGGCCTACATCAAGATCCAGAAACGCGAGATGGTGACAGACACCCATGTCTCGGGTCTGACGATGGTGGGGGGGCACGGCGTTTCCGATCCGGATGCCTATGAAAACACCGTCGACATTCCGGGCTCCGACAGCAATGCCGCGCAGCGCACCTCCATGATCATGGTGGGCGGGGCCAAGGATTCGTCTCTGACCGACATCGAGATCATCGAACCCGTGTCCCATGGCATCACCACGGCGGGGTCGATGCGGCTTGATATCTCCGACATTTCGGTGATCGGTGCCCATAACAAGGGGGCCGGAGGCGCGGGCTACAACATCTGGATCCGGGACACCTTCGACAGTGAATTCACCAACCTGGACCTTCAGAACGGGCGTCATGCCGTCTTGTTCGGCGGGTGGAACACGGCCAGCGGCAACGACGTCCACGTCAGCTATACCAACCGCGACATCAACTTTCACGGCGGCCGCGATCAGAACAACACGGTCACCGTCGACGAGGCGATCCGCGACACCCTGGCCGAGCAGGAGGGGCTGGGCTGGACCACGTTCTACAATCCCGGCACCCACTACGGCGCGCCCACCGATCCGACGACGAACCCGGTAACCTATCGCCACGTCATCGGCACGTCCAAGGGCGACGACCATGTGGTCGCCAACGCCGAAGGCGGGCTGCTGTTTGGTGTGGGCGGGGCTGACACGCTGACCGGTGGCGCGGGCGAGGATGTGATCGACGGCGGAACCGGCAATGACCTGATCGACGCGGCGGGCGGGGATGACCTGCTGATCGCATCCGATGGCGATGACACGATGGATGGGGGCACCGGCGCGGACGTGGTGGCCTTTACCGGGGCGCTCGCATCCTATGGGGTCGCTATGGACGGCGAGGCGGTGATCGTCACCGGGTTGCGCGGCAGCGCCCGGATCACGAACGTCGAGGCCTTTGACTTTGCAGGCACCCTGATCGCGCGGGCCGATCTGTTGGCGCAGGCGGATCCGGTGCCGGGGCCGCTGGACCATCTCTATGAAATCGACCCTTCCGGGCTGGAGCTGGTGGAATTCCTGCCGGACGGTGAGACGGTGC contains these protein-coding regions:
- a CDS encoding transposase, encoding MRAHLTIKALFGRSPRKTTGSVRSLQRFAGLEPQVSDFPTVRQRQKTWARAAA